Part of the Virgibacillus necropolis genome, GAGATTAAATGAACAGGATACAAAAGCAAAGCGCGCAAAGGATTGAAAGCGTTAGAAATACCTATCTCGGCGGAAACATTTTCGATGTGCTTAAAAATGACGACTTCGAGCAAGCAAAGGAACAAGCCGGGATAGTAAAGCGAAATTTAAAACGCGGATTAAAGAAGCTAGAAAAAACGGAGGTAACTCCGGAAACGCAGCACTTAAAGGAATTGGCGATAACCCTTTTCGGAATCTGCATCGAGCACCTGGACGGCTTTATCAACGGAAAAGGCGAATCCAACGCGGAGCTTTACCTCACGCAGGGCGAGAAGTATATAGCGGAATATGAACGGGTGATGACCGATGGCGTCTAACCTTAATGTGAGCTTTTCCATAAAAGCCATAGATAAATTTACCAAACCGATGGCCAAACTCGAACGACAACTTGATTCGGTAACTCGCATGATCCATAACCTTCCGGAAGGAAAGCATATCGAAATTAATGTTAACGAAAACAAAGCGGTACAGGACATCGAAAAAGTAGAGTCACGACTTGACCGATTGCAAAAGCGTAAGTTTACCTTTCAACTAAAAGTCGCGGTGAAAGATTTCCGTACTAAAATGGACCGCGTGGCTACGTCGATGCGGACTTTCGGAGAGATTTCTCAAGGCGTAACTCGCGGGGGTTTGTTTATGGCGTTACCCGCGTTAGTTCCGGTACTAGGGGCGACCGCAGGTGGTATCATGGCGGTATCGTCAGCGCTCGCAACCGCGGGTATTGGCTCAGCCGCTTTCGCAAGTGTAGCAATCCCGGCGATAAAGGGCGTATTTGACGCAAACGAAAAGCTGAAAGAGGCTCAACAAGCGGTGGCAGACGCCAGCAACGACGAGGAAAAGGCGACGGCACTAAAGGAACTTAAAAAGCTAACCGATTCGTACAGTAAATCGCAACTGAAAAGCGTCGAAGCGATTAAGAAGTTCAGCGGGTTTTTTAACAAGTTTGTGGAGAAATTCGAGCCGAATATTCTTAGCATCTTTAATAAATCGCTAGGCAGTTTAGAAGCGTTGTTGCTACTATTAGAGCCGAGCATACAGTCAGTAACCGGCGCAGTAGGGCGGCTTTTCGAATCGTTTAATAAAACGCTAAATACAGAACAAGTGAAATCATTTTTTGCGTGGGTGGGAGAAACCGCTGGACCACAACTGGAGATACTAACGAAAGCCGTCGGTAATTTTATACTTGGATTCGGTACGATGCTTCAGGCATTTAACCCCCTAGCGATGGACTTTTCCGAGGGGTTCTTAAAAATGTCGGAAGGCTTCGCGGCATGGGCGGCAAAGCTATCGGAATCAGAGAAGTTCAATAAATTCATTAACTTTGTAAGAGAAAATGCACCGAAGGTATTAGCGTTAATAGGTAACTTAACTACTTTCATCATAAATTTAGGTGTAGCAATGCAGCCGGTCGGAACTGTAATGCTGGACTTAATTAATAAGTTTTTAAGTTGGTCAAGCACTTTGTTGGCTAACCACAAGTGGATAGGAATAGTGATAGGGATTTTATCTGTATTGATGGGTGCGCTTTTCATGTTAGCGACGCCAGTTATCGCGGTAATATCCTTATTTAAATTCTTGGCGCCAGTAATCACGACAGCAGGGAACGTTATGGCAAAGGCTATCCCATGGATTGCTCGAATCGGAAGCAAGTTAATGTGGTTAACGGGTCCAGTCGGAATTGTAATCGGAATCGTAACACAACTAGCGATAGTCGTATATAAAAACTGGGATTCAATTAAGGCTTGGACGATTAGCACGTTTAATAAAGTAGCTTCGTGGATTTCCCAAAAGTGGAACGAAATAAAAGCGTCCTTCGCACTTGTCGCAGGAATCGTCAGGATGGCAATAAACAAGTTCAGCGAATTTAAAAGCGCAGTGAGGGCGAAGATGAGCGAAATTGCCAATAAGATACGGAACACATGGTCCGAAATTAAAAGCGGTATTTCGTCTAAGCTATCGTCTATCGGAAATTCCATCCGTTCCAAATTTTCGGAGTTCGTCGGCATTATTCGAAGTAAAATGCATGATGCGAAGAGCAAAGCAATTGAAATATGGAATAAAGTAATGGACTTCTTCTCCGGAATCGACCTATTCGACGTAGGCGCGAACATTATCAGCGGACTAATCAGCGGAATTAAGTCGATGGCTGGCGAACTAATCAACAGCGTAAAAGGTTCGGTAGGTAGCGCGATCGATAAAGCGAAGAACCTACTCGGAATAGCGTCCCCTTCGAAAGTATTTAAACAAATCGGCGTATTTACCGGAGAGGGATTTATCGTCGGGATGGATCGCATGAAAAGCGCTGTCTCGAAAGCTGGCGGAAACTTGGCGCAGGCTTCGATACCGAGCGCATACGGTCGCCAGTACGACAATTTCGGCGGTAGGACAAGCAGGAACGCAGAAACCACGCAAAATAAAGCCAGTACTCCGCAGGTTGGCGGCGGATTTACGCAACATGTGACGATTCACAACAGCGCACCGTTATCACCGTCGGAAATGGCGCGGAAACAGAAACAAGTAAGTCAACGTTTGGCGCTAGAGTGGGGATTTAGCGGATAGAATTTAAAAAGGGGTGATTATAAATGAGTTTACGAGAATTAGAAAAAAGGTTAACGCCGGAGCAAGTCAGAGCTGCGGAGCTACTCGTAGAGAATGAGCACACGGTAAAAGGTGAGCGACGAACGAATGAACAAATAGCGCAAGAAGTCGGAGTCTCACGTAAGACTCTTCACAACTGGCACAAGATACCGGACTTCGTACACTATAAGGATCAGCGCAGTCATTTATTAATGGCGGGCAACAGGGCGCGGATCGATTCGCAACTTATGCGTCTAATTAACGGAGATTCTCAGAATAATGGGCTACCTTCTATAAAATCGTTGGAGTTGTGGTATAAGCTCTTCGACAAAATTTCGAACCGTACCGAAATTGTATACTCTGACGAAAACCGACCGACTCAAGAAATCGACAAGATGAAAAATGAGATAGAAGAATTTCGTAAAAGAAACTCAAAGTAACATTACGGCGGGGGCTTCGGCTTCCGCCTTTTTTTATGTCTTATATTGGTACAAGTCCGCGATAGATACCCCTAGTAAATTGGCCAGCTTAAATAATTGTGGGATAGATGGATAGTGTTTTCCCGTACACCAACTAGACAGCGTGTTATTAGATACCTCCATATATTCACATATATAAGGTCTATCATATGGGCTTTGTTTTATGTATGATCCAATCAAACTTATTATCATTATTATCACCTATCTTATATATTCGACATAACCTTTTCAAACCCTTTCACAATTTATTTTGTATTTATCACAACTATTTTTGGATAGACACGCATATTATCGTTGCATCTGGATATACTATTATTACAAGCGAATAAGCAAATGAATATTCAATAGTACATACAATCTACTACACTAGGAACCTCACTTTTCAAAATCCGCCCCACTCGTTCACTCCCTACCGTCGTTTACTTCGTTTATGAACTATTAATTTTCCTTCTTTTATATCTCTTAAACTACTACTATACCAACATTTCTATATTCATTTTGTTATTCATTGCTTGAATGTTCAATTGAACATAGAAAGGAAGACACAACATCATGAGTGAAGCATCGTTAATGTTTGGTTGGTTCGGAATAATTTTTATGTGCGTTTTTGGGATCGTTTTAGTAGGGTTGGTTCATTTAGAAAGCAAAGGCAAGGTACGATTAAAAATGGGCTATATCTATGCCGTGATCGGTTCAATTATCGCGGTTGGGATATGGTTTATCTTTTCTAAAACAATCAATACATTTTTCTTTTAAAGGGGAGGGTCAACATGATTGTAGAATCAATCGGAATATCTTTATGTATTTCCGGATTGTTATTTTCAGCAGTTAGGAAGACCACACTAGACCAGCAGAAGATACAACATACTTTCAAAAATATTGATTATGACGCAAAAGGTTATGCACCTACATTGTTAAAGACAATCAAGAAGGATAGTTACTTCGAGTATGTTTATAACGTGCCTTACGGGTTAATCGATGATGATAAGCTACAGCCGGTACTCCAAAAGACGCTCGATAAACCCGTACACGTATATTTCGACGGCAAGCTACACGTTAGGGTGTACCACAAGAAACTAAAGGATCGATACAATTACGATATGTTCGAATCGCTAGGCGGCTGGACTATCCCCGTCGGAATGGCGCAGGAGGGGGTTGTATACCATGATTTTGATACTATCCCACACATGGTAGTAGCGGGGTCAACAACATGGGGTAAAACTGTATTCATGAAAATGTTAATGACGCATTTAATTGAAAACAATCCGGACGGCGTAGAGTTTTACATTCTTGACTTAAAAGGTGGTTTAGCTTTTCATCGTTACCGAAACTTAAAACAAGTCAAGGTAGTAGCTGGGGATTATAAGGAATCTGCAAAAGCGCTAAAAATGGTTAAGCGTGATATTAAAAAGGATATGGATTATTTAAAGTCAATTGATGCAGAAAACGCAAAGGAAGGAAATTTACCAACTAGGAAATTCATTATTATTGATGAAGCAGGAGAATTAAAACCAGAGAAAAGTATGTCAGATACAGATAAGGAATACGCTAAGGATTGTCAAAGCATAATGAACCATATCGCAAGGGTAGCTGGTCAAGTTGGTTATAAAATGATTTTTGGAACACAATACCCGACTAAAGAAATTCTTGACTCACAGATAAAGGCCAATGCTGTAGCTAGGGTGGCATTTAGATTAGTAACATCTGTTCAATCGGGGGTAGCAATAGATCAAAGCGGCGCCGAAACATTAGAATATCCCGGTAGAGCGATTTATAAAACAGTCAAAGAACATATTGTGCAAACTCCATTTATCACTAAATTTGAAATGCAGGAAAAACTAAGGAGGTATGAAGTCAATGATGATACAACAAGAGAAGAAAGCACAACGCCACGAACAGATACTATTACGATTGGATGAATTAACATACGCAACGCGGAAACAGCTACAAGTAATCGAAAAGCTAGGCGGCGATAGGAATGCGCACCGAATACTATATCAAATGGAGAAGGATAAAACGATTGCTAGCGTTAGGTACGAATACAAGATATATTACCTATCTAATCGCGGAAAGGATCGCATCGGTTCGAAGCAAGCCGAATTAAAAAAGGCGTGGATAACTCACTCGTTAATGCGGAATGATTTATACATCCGACTAGGGCAGCCGAGCGACTGGCGTAAAGAGGTCCCGATAGCATGGGGCGAAAATAAACTAATTCCGGACGCGACGTATAAAAGGCGAGGCGAGTTTCAGTTTATCGAAATAGATAACACGCAATCTATGCAGACGAACGTCGGTAAAATCGATAAGTATAAAGAGTTATCGCGGGTAGTATTCGGACAGTATAAGCACACGCCAACCGTTATATGGTATTCGTTATCGGAGGTGCGAAAGGGAAAGTTACGCGAGGCTTGCGAAAATGCAGGCGTGAAATATCGGATATATTAAGCAAATTGCAAAGTTTTGCACAGATAACGCTTGTCTTACCGGAAGTTATCGTTTACAATACAAACAACGTACACAAGTACGCTAACAAATAGATACCGTAATTTCGATAATGTACCGTTTATATTGTCCGACAAACAACCGCTAAACTAACGCTACACCTACCGTATAGGCTTATCGATAAACTACCGATGGAGACTAATAGTGAATTTATCGCAATGGTCGCTGACCGACTGCGTTTAGATTATAAAGCAAGTTAAGGTTAAAAAATGATGATTCTATTTAAATAGAATCATCATTTTTTTAACTTTTACTCCAATATTTTTAACTCTTCATAGTTGGGTTTTTCGCATTGTATTGCCGTTTTCTATCTCGATGCACGATAAATCCTCCAATAAAGGCAATACCGCCTATAAAAAGTATAAATCCGATAAAAAACTGAACGCCTAAATAAAAAAATATAGGATAAAGATCTTCAAATAACGAATCGCGCATTAGTTTTATACCATAGGCAGAAATAATTCCTGGTATGACCAGAAGTAAGACTGCAATAATTCGTATCATCTAGAAACTCCTTTAAGAAGATGTTCAAAAAGTCACCAAATGATAAATGGCGAATCTCTTCGTTACTCGGTTTTTCCGGTCCTCAAAACTCTCGTGCCTCGACCTTCTTATTTCTAATTCGGCGACTTTTTGAACACACATTTTAATTGTTTGTTGATTTAAGTATAGCAAAGCCCTTCTAAAATAGAAACTAATTTTCATTTGCCAAAACCTGCATGATAACGTACAATATATGTATGCAAAAAATTGCAAGGTGGGATAAAATGAAGCGTGTGCTGATTGTAGGTGCTGGAAAAGGTGGAAGTGCATTAATACAAATTTTATCTGAAACAGACCGAATGCAAATTGTCGGAGTAATCGACATAAAGGATCATGCCCAAGGTTTACAGCTTGCAAAAGAATATGGAATACATACAGATAATGATTGGAAAAGGTGGATGAATGATGATCTAGACATCATCATTGAAGCTACTGGCAAAGAAACAGTTTTAAAAGAAATAGTAGAAGCACGTAGTAAGAAGACTGTTGTTATACCGGGTTCTGTTGCCTATATTATTTCGGAATTAATGGATGAAAAAGAATCATTGCTTGAACAATTAAAGATGGAAATGACCAATCAAGAATTAATTCTTAATAATATTCGTGATGGAATGATTGTGGTTGACGAAAAAGGAATTGTCCAGTTTGTCAATGAAAGCGCTGAGCGAATCATAGGTATACCTAAATCAAATTTCGTAAACCATCCAGTAAAAGATGTGATTGAAAATTCCAGGCTACCGTTAGTGTTGAGAAGTCGTAAAAGGGAAGTAAATAGGAAGCTAATTCTTGAAAATGACAAAAAGATTATCACAACACGAATTCCTATTATAAACTCGTCAGATCAGTTAATTGGTGCCTTCGCTGTTTTTAAAGACATTACTGAAGTAGTGAATCTTGCTGAAGAGAATACAGACTTAAAAGAAATTAAAATTATGTTAGAGGCAATTATCCAATCGTCTGATGAAGCGATAACTGTCGTTGATGAAGATGGAAAAGGGATGATGATTAATCCTGCATATTCAAGGATAACGGGATTGTCTAAATCAGATATAATTGGTAAACCCGCTACTGTAGATATATCTGAAGGGGAAAGCATGCATATGAAAGTCTTGCAGACCCGCCGCCCTGTTCGTGGTGTACGAATGAAGGTTGGTTCAGCTAAAAAGGATGTACTTGTTAATGTTGCTCCTGTAATCGTTGATGGAAAGATAAAGGGTAGTGTTGGTGTATTACATGATGTATCAGAGATAAAATCGCTTACCAATGAATTAAGGCGAGCAAGACAAATCATTCGAAACCTGGAAGCTAAATATACGTTTGATGATATAATTGGCTCTTCGCCAGAAATGAAGCTATCCTTAGAGCAAGCAAAAGTAGGTGCGAAAACTCCTGCCACAGTATTACTTCGTGGCGAATCGGGAACTGGAAAAGAACTTTTTGCTCACGCCATTCATAATGAAAGTGATCGCAAACACAATAAATTTATTCGTGTAAATTGTGCTGCTATGCCAGAATCTATTCTAGAGAGTGAATTATTTGGTTATGAAGAAGGCGCTTTTTCAGGTGCAAAACGTGGTGGTAAAGAAAGTTTGTTTGAAGAAGCAAATATGGGAAGTATTTTTTTGGATGAAATTAGTGAATTATCTTTACATATGCAAGGAAAGTTACTGCGTGTGCTACAAGAAAATAAAATTGTGCGCGTTGGTGGTGAAAATCCTATAGCAATCAATGTTCGAATTATAACATCAACGAATGCTAATTTAGAAAAAGCAATAATGAAAAAAACGTTTCGAGAAGATTTATATTATAGATTGAACCGTTTGCCAATATTTATTCCATCTTTACTAGAGCGAATCGAGGATTTGTCTGAGTTAATTCCACATTTAATCCATAAAATAAACCAAGATTACGGACGGAATGTTCGTAAGATTGATCAAGAAGCGATGGATTTCCTTAAATCGTACGCTTGGCCTGGAAATGTCCGAGAGTTGGAAAATGTTCTAGGACGGGCCCTTATCTATATGGATAGTAATGACGAAATTATCAAATTGAAGCACATCCCAAGTTTGAATCCTGATAATACAATTCGGATACAAGATATCGAACGATTTGACATAAATCAGGGTACACTACAGGATGCAGTTGAACAATTTGAAGAGACATATATAAAACAGGTTTATCAAGCGAATCACTATAATAAAACAAGAACTGCAAAAGAATTAAATATATCAATTCGAAATTTATATTACAAAATGGATAAATATCGAATAGAAAAAGTGAACATACAAGATTTTTAGTAACGGTATGTAAGCTAATTATTAACTAAAGCGCTTACAAATTTAACGTTGGAAAGATGATTGGAGGCTCGATATGAATACGTTAGATGAATTAAAAAAAATGGCCAAAAATGATAATGAACACACTGTATCTGTTGCAAATGCAGCGGATGCGCAAGTGCTTAAGGCTGTTCGGGATGCAGTTAAAGAAGAATTATGCGCTTTTATTCTCTTTGGGAATAAAGACAGCATACAATCACTTTCCGGAAAGATTGGACTTGATTTATCTTCACCCAAGATAACAGTTGTATCTGAGGATTCCAATCCAGCTAGTGCGGCTGTTAAAGCGGTTCATGATAAAGAAGCCGATATTCTCATGAAGGGAAATGTTTCAACAAAGGATCTACTAAAGTCGGTATTAAACAAAGAGTATGGACTGCGGTCGGGGAAAGTTTTATCCCATGTAGCCCTGTTTGAAATACCAAATCAGGATCGGTTATTATTTTTAACGGATGCTGGTATGAATATTGCACCGACATTAATGGAAAAGGTTGAAATAATCAATAACGCTGTTAAAATAGCGCAGGCTATTGGAATTGACTGTCCAAAGGTTGCTGCTCTTGCTGCAGTTGAAGTGGTAAATCCTGCTATGCAAGCAACCGTTGATGCAGCAATGTTAACCCAAATGCAAAATAGAAATCAAATACATAATTGTATTATTGATGGCCCACTTGCATTTGATAATGCGGTGTCTAAACAAGCTGCTGAACATAAAAATATTCAATCAAAAGTAGCTGGATTAACTGATATTATCGCCGTTCCCACAATCGAGGTTGGAAACGCGTTATACAAATCTTTTATGTATTTTGCTAATGCTAAAGTAGCAGCAGTTGTAAGTGGTGCAAGTGCTCCAATTGTCTTAACTTCACGTGCTGATTCTGCTGAGAGTAAATTATACTCCCTATCTCTTGCATTAGTCTCATCAAAAAAATTCTAGGAGGAACAAACAATGGAAATTTTTACTTATATGGAGAAATATGATTACGAGCAATTAGTATTTTGTCAGGATAAAAACTCAGGACTTAAAGCAATCATTGCAATACATGACACAACACTGGGACCGGCACTTGGAGGTACTAGAATGTGGACATACAAATCTGAAGCAGAAGCAATTGAAGATGCACTACGCCTAGCAAAAGGTATGACATATAAAAATGCTGCAGCCGGCCTTGAATTAGGTGGTGGAAAAACAGTTATTATTGGGGACCCAAAAACGGATAAAAACCCAGAAATGTTCCGCGCATTTGGCCGCTATATTCAAGGGTTAAACGGTCGGTATATTACTGCTGAAGATGTTGGTACAACTGTCCACGACATGGATTTAATTCATATGGAAACTGATTTTGTAACAGGTATTTCACCTGAATTTGGATCATCAGGAAATCCATCACCAGTAACAGCCTATGGTATCTATAAGGGTATGAAAGCAGCAGCTATGGAGGCTTTCGGTAGTGACTCATTAGAAGGAAAAACGGTAGCTGTCCAAGGTATTGGTAATGTAGCATTTACACTATGTGAACATTTACATGAAGAAGGCGCAAACCTAATTGTTACAGATATTAATAAAGAAGCTGTAACACGTGCAGTTCATGCGTTTGGCGCAACTGCAGTAGACCCGGATGATATTTATGGAGTTGATTGTGATATTTATGCTCCATGTGCACTTGGAGCAACGATAAATGATGAAACAATTCCGCAACTAAAAGCAAAAGTTATTGCTGGTTCAGCTAACAATCAGCTTAAGAAAACGGTGCACGGTGATATTATTCATGAGAAAGGGATTGTCTATGCACCAGACTATGTAATTAATTCAGGTGGCGTAATCAATGTAGCAGATGAATTAAATGGCTACAATGCTAACAGAGCAATGAAAAATGTTGAAACGATTTATGATAGTTTATTAAAAATCTTTGCTATTTCTAAGCGAGATAATATTCCAACATATGTTGCAGCAGACCGTATGGCTGAAGAACGCATTGCATCAGTTAGAGCTTCCCGTAGTCAATTTTTGTTAAATGGACATCACACATTAAGCAGAAGATAAGGTAAAAATTGTCCTATAGACGGAGGTAAACAGCATTGCAACGACAAATTTTTCGTATTTTAGTAATAAATCCAGGTTCTACTTCAACAAAAATCGGTGTTTTTGATAATGAAACCTGTATCTTTGAAAAAACAATCCGTCACGATAGTAATGAGATCGCAAAATTCAATCGTGTAATTGATCAATATGATTTTAGGAAAAATGTTATTTTAGACCAATTGGATCATGAAGGAATCAACATTTCTAAATTAAGTGCTGTCTGTGGTCGTGGAGGCCTGCTGCGACCTATAGAAGGTGGAACGTATGAAGTTAACCCAGGAATGCTTGAGGATTTAAGGCAAGGATTTAATGGAGAACACGCATCTAATTTAGGTGGCATTATCGCCAACGAAATTGCTAATGGACTTAATATCTCTGCATACATTGTAGATCCGGTAGTGGTCGATGAATTTGATAGTATAGCACGATTGTCCGGTGTGCCTGAAATTCCAAGAAAGAGTATTTTTCATGCTCTCAATCAAAAAGCAGTTGCAAGAAAAGCTGCTAAAGATATTGGGAAAGCTTATGACCAGATCAACTTAATTATTACACATATGGGTGGAGGAATTACAGTTGGCGCGCATAAAAATGGCAAGGTAATTGATGTGAACAATGGCTTACACGGTGATGGGCCATTTTCGCCAGAACGTGCTGGAACAGTACCTGCTGGTGATTTGGTCGCACTCTGCTATTCTGGTCAATATTATCGAGATGAAATGATGAAGAAATTAGTCGGTCAAGGCGGGTTAATGGCCTATTTACAAACAAGTGATGCAGTAGAGGTAGAAAACAGAATTGAGAATGGTGACAAAGAAGCTACAGCAACCTATGAGGCGATGGCTTATCAGATTGCAAAAGAAATAGGGTCAATGAGCGCTGTGTTAGAAGGAAAAGTAGATGCAATCATTATGACTGGTGGTCTTGCTTATGGTAAGGCATTTATAGAAATGATTTCAAAACGGATTGATTGGATCGCAGATATTCTGGTCTATCCTGGCGAAAATGAGCTTCAAGCACTTACAGAAGGTACATTAAGAGTACTACGTAAAGAAGAAAAACCGAAAGTTTATCCTACCTAAGTAGAACAAAAGCGTAAGCGCCCGTTTATTGCCGTATGACCTGGAAGGCGCCGTATGAGATAAAGGAAACACGAAGAGCGTAAGCGATTAAGGACGTTCGACTTATGTCGAACTGTTATCGCAAGGAGGGCGCCTGAAGGGCACTAGGCAATGGGCGCTGGAGCTGGACGTGGCTGTTTACGTAGTTGAGTTATCCATAGGTTACGATTTTATAGTTTCCTAAGAAGTATAAAAAGGAGCGATTAATAGATGGCAAAAGAATATGATCTTGTCGTCCTCGGTGGAGGAACAGGAGGATATGTCGCTGCAATCCGAGCTTCACAGCTCGGATTACAGGTTGCAATTGTAGAGAAAGGCGACCTCGGGGGAACATGTTTACATCGTGGTTGTATACCTTCAAAAGCATTGCTGCGCAGTGCAGAAGTTTTAAAACAAACCAAAGAAGCTAGCCAATATGGTATCGATACAAAAGATACAACATTAAATTTTACAAAAGTACAAGAAAGAAAAGATAGTATTGTAAGTACGTTACACCAAGGTGTTCAAGGACTTATGAAAAAAGGGGAAATTGACGTCTTTGAAGGGTTTGGACGTATATTAGGACCAAGCATCTTTTCACCAATGCCAGGAACAATTTCAATCGAGTATGCAAATGGTGATGAAAATACAATGATTGTACCTAAAAATGTATTAATTGCAACTGGTTCCAAACCAAAGTCTCTTCCAGGTCTTGAAATTGATGGAACAAATGTCATGACATCTGATGAAGCACTTCAAATGGAAGAATTGCCAAAGTCAATCATTATTGTTGGTGGTGGTGTAATCGGAATTGAGTGGGCGTCTATGCTTGCGGATTTTGGTGTAGAAGTAACAGTTGTTGAATACTTAGATCAAATTTTGCCTACAGAAGATGATGCAATTGCCAAAGAGGTTGAAAAACTTCTGAAAAAGAAAACTATTACTTTTGTGAAAGGCGCTAAGGTTTTAGCTGATACATTATCTAGTGAAAATGGTATTACTATTGAGGCTGAAGTTAACGGCAAGAACGAAAGCTTCCAAGCGGATAAAATGTTAGTTTCAGTTGGACGTGAAGCTAATACGTCTAACATTGGGCTTGAAAACACAGACATAGTTGTCGAAAAAGGCTTTATTCAAACAAATGAGTTTTTCCAAACGAAAGAAACGCACATTTATGCAATCGGCGATGTTATTGGCGGAATGCAGCTAGCCCACGTCGCTTCACATGAAGGAATTGTAGCTGTAGAACATATGACTGATAAAGATCCATTACCACTTGACTATGAAAACATACCAACTTGTATTTATTCAAACCCTGAAGTTGCTAGTGTCGGTCTAACTGAAAAACAAGCAAAAGAAAAAGGGTTTGATATTAAGGTAGGCAAGTTTCCTTTTAAAGCAATTGGTAAAGCACTTGTTCACGGTGATTCAGAAGGTTTTGTTAAAGTTATCGCGGATAAGAAAACAGATGATTTATTAGGCTGTCATATGATTG contains:
- the bcd gene encoding branched-chain amino acid dehydrogenase, whose amino-acid sequence is MEIFTYMEKYDYEQLVFCQDKNSGLKAIIAIHDTTLGPALGGTRMWTYKSEAEAIEDALRLAKGMTYKNAAAGLELGGGKTVIIGDPKTDKNPEMFRAFGRYIQGLNGRYITAEDVGTTVHDMDLIHMETDFVTGISPEFGSSGNPSPVTAYGIYKGMKAAAMEAFGSDSLEGKTVAVQGIGNVAFTLCEHLHEEGANLIVTDINKEAVTRAVHAFGATAVDPDDIYGVDCDIYAPCALGATINDETIPQLKAKVIAGSANNQLKKTVHGDIIHEKGIVYAPDYVINSGGVINVADELNGYNANRAMKNVETIYDSLLKIFAISKRDNIPTYVAADRMAEERIASVRASRSQFLLNGHHTLSRR
- the buk gene encoding butyrate kinase, encoding MQRQIFRILVINPGSTSTKIGVFDNETCIFEKTIRHDSNEIAKFNRVIDQYDFRKNVILDQLDHEGINISKLSAVCGRGGLLRPIEGGTYEVNPGMLEDLRQGFNGEHASNLGGIIANEIANGLNISAYIVDPVVVDEFDSIARLSGVPEIPRKSIFHALNQKAVARKAAKDIGKAYDQINLIITHMGGGITVGAHKNGKVIDVNNGLHGDGPFSPERAGTVPAGDLVALCYSGQYYRDEMMKKLVGQGGLMAYLQTSDAVEVENRIENGDKEATATYEAMAYQIAKEIGSMSAVLEGKVDAIIMTGGLAYGKAFIEMISKRIDWIADILVYPGENELQALTEGTLRVLRKEEKPKVYPT
- the yqiS gene encoding phosphate butyryltransferase, whose protein sequence is MNTLDELKKMAKNDNEHTVSVANAADAQVLKAVRDAVKEELCAFILFGNKDSIQSLSGKIGLDLSSPKITVVSEDSNPASAAVKAVHDKEADILMKGNVSTKDLLKSVLNKEYGLRSGKVLSHVALFEIPNQDRLLFLTDAGMNIAPTLMEKVEIINNAVKIAQAIGIDCPKVAALAAVEVVNPAMQATVDAAMLTQMQNRNQIHNCIIDGPLAFDNAVSKQAAEHKNIQSKVAGLTDIIAVPTIEVGNALYKSFMYFANAKVAAVVSGASAPIVLTSRADSAESKLYSLSLALVSSKKF
- the lpdA gene encoding dihydrolipoyl dehydrogenase, giving the protein MAKEYDLVVLGGGTGGYVAAIRASQLGLQVAIVEKGDLGGTCLHRGCIPSKALLRSAEVLKQTKEASQYGIDTKDTTLNFTKVQERKDSIVSTLHQGVQGLMKKGEIDVFEGFGRILGPSIFSPMPGTISIEYANGDENTMIVPKNVLIATGSKPKSLPGLEIDGTNVMTSDEALQMEELPKSIIIVGGGVIGIEWASMLADFGVEVTVVEYLDQILPTEDDAIAKEVEKLLKKKTITFVKGAKVLADTLSSENGITIEAEVNGKNESFQADKMLVSVGREANTSNIGLENTDIVVEKGFIQTNEFFQTKETHIYAIGDVIGGMQLAHVASHEGIVAVEHMTDKDPLPLDYENIPTCIYSNPEVASVGLTEKQAKEKGFDIKVGKFPFKAIGKALVHGDSEGFVKVIADKKTDDLLGCHMIGPHVTDMISEAGLAKVLDATPWEIAHSIHPHPTLAEVMGEAALAVDGKQIHG